One window of the Bombus pyrosoma isolate SC7728 linkage group LG5, ASM1482585v1, whole genome shotgun sequence genome contains the following:
- the LOC122567541 gene encoding uncharacterized protein LOC122567541 isoform X5, with product MNGNREMSVSPTNEQPSLEMEKTPLEDNSLKVSPVQNVARQDSGVPEDLASPLVEVDKPLHEDDMDSTINSDCNITVIHVTESSEATKPDSTLNNERKDYTGEGKDSKDGSDSGVEGCATEVPRVRSRNSIDYASSCGGLDEASCDSSLVSCCSVYEDPCATLPDDVRLTNGGEGTSEGGSESSSIAGSVSARANRTNTKRTIAVSNTSKKKTTTTETQKNARVKPTPLSTNYSATPARSKPRTATPRGILSKTQPTTRDRARSREKPAVRENSNDNTANNSRVTTTFRSGLNSMPPRTRTRPIPDSLPSVLTTEINKDLAQRGRGQSGSCRSRGGSSTRGARTPSSTPSEEIRKPLSTPRVPYTGRAEASKASRPDKMTTSMDNKALDTYATLPRRNRNKISIAKVSEKTDRTIRSRSGSRDASLSRQQIEKKTTTKDSSGHKSLPPYPRHKTVEKTRIYHETSVQTGLTGHDIENALSGVPNAVTGPEVVERLHEQCQTEGTWEDMHAMQTDLKRLNEETSQQKEENEKLKAEIVEVKRLLEEEQADHAFARQELDRNAQRVLAMLGTPQSEHAEGSDSFLELECHLQSSGQVVANQQLEIADLQSLCRMLSRDLEKSLAAQKALLQQQQELEAESAEMQDFLQEEKATLADALKEAETELAKKEELLTKRELELERQTEECKHLVRISEQRRQENLSMSMKLNAVERRSRELLLTQGAAVSGAAVALSGLGTRLEGLVDQLITSYSISVKDLEDVIYHNEAYSRSNSSIESSPVSSKHSLKECTPSPKSGSFVSAVIGAIRNAATHPFATKNTDKKSTLESAKQMYKELSMESSSDLLDFETEPCLMMESVLEDVPLPDTYSHNMVSSSDSLRRALSFPETVDESNLKKTRTNEECSSLTNLTQAILHRRKVENEEDDDCDSISESDTGTNEGPLASDYCPAVGLVDQVIDVDNLVTKLLKVLRIIQLDNDTCIQELKEEKSELETKLEVTVTELEELRKIVDSLHQSDEILSNTSDRRRSVMENCRLLIKEAGKEELKFDEPAVANNSGGATNCEDLNANAAAQPSS from the exons AATGGCAACCGCGAAATGAGCGTGTCACCGACGAACGAGCAACCAAGCCTCGAGATGGAGAAGACGCCGCTCGAGGACAACAGTCTGAAAGTTTCGCCAGTGCAGAATGTGGCGAGGCAAGACTCCGGAGTTCCGGAGGACCTCGCCTCGCCATTGGTCGAAGTCGATAAGCCTTTGCACGAGGATGATATGGACTCGACGATAAACAGCGACTGCAACATCACCGTGATCCACGTCACCGAATCTTCCGAGGCAACTAAGCCAGATTCAACTCTGAACAACGAGAGGAAGGATTATACGGGTGAAGGGAAGGACAGCAAAGACGGAAGCGACAGTGGAGTGGAGGGATGCGCCACCGAGGTGCCAAGG GTACGAAGTCGGAACAGCATAGATTATGCGAGCAGCTGCGGCGGCCTCGACGAGGCGTCCTGCGATTCCAGTCTAGTCAGTTGTTGCTCCGTCTACGAGGACCCATGCGCAACTTTGCCCGACGACGTGAGGTTGACCAACGGTGGAGAAGGTACCAGCGAAGGTGGTAGCGAAAGTTCCTCCATAGCAGGCAGCGTTTCCGCCAGGGCAAATCGAACGAACACCAAGAGAACCATAGCCGTCTCCAACACtagtaaaaagaaaaccaCTACGACCGAGACTCAAAAGAACGCTAGGGTAAAGCCAACGCCATTAAGCACCAATTATTCGGCGACTCCAGCACGTTCCAAGCCACGTACCGCGACTCCAAGGGGCATCCTGAGCAAAACACAGCCAACGACGAGGGACAGGGCCCGGTCCCGGGAGAAACCTGCTGTCAGAGAGAATAGTAATGATAACACGGCAAATAACAGTCGAGTGACGACGACATTCCGTTCAGGATTGAATTCAATGCCGCCGCGAACGAGGACGAGGCCGATTCCCGATTCACTGCCATCCGTACTCACCACGGAAATTAACAAGGACCTGGCGCAGCGTGGCCGAGGTCAGAGCGGTAGCTGCAGATCTAGAGGTGGGTCCAGTACACGTGGCGCACGCACGCCGAGTTCGACGCCGTCCGAAGAGATTCGAAAACCTCTGTCCACCCCTAGGGTACCTTACACAGGTCGTGCCGAAGCTTCGAAAGCTTCTAGACCGGATAAGATGACCACAAGTATGGATAACAAGGCGCTGGATACGTACGCCACGTTACCTAGAAGGAACaggaataaaataagtatCGCTAAAGTCAGTGAAAAGACGGACAGGACTATCAGAAGTAGATCTGGAAGTAGAGACGCGAGCCTGAGTAGACAACAGATCGAAAAGAAGACCACAACCAAAGATTCTTCGGGGCACAAGAGTCTGCCGCCATATCCTAGGCATAAGACCGTGGAGAAGACGCGTATTTACCACGAGACCAGCGTGCAAACTGGTCTGACCGGTCACGATATTGAGAACGCTTTGTCCGGGGTGCCGAACGCTGTCACTGGCCCGGAAGTGGTGGAGAGACTGCACGAACAATGTCAAACGGAGGGCACGTGGGAGGACATGCACGCGATGCAGACCGACTTGAAAAGgttaaacgaagaaacgtcgCAGCAAAAAGAGGAGAACGAGAAGTTAAAGGCTGAGATCGTGGAAGTGAAGCGTCTTCTTGAAGAAGAGCAAGCGGATCACGCGTTTGCGCGACAAGAATTGGATAGAAACGCGCAACGGGTACTGGCGATGCTTGGCACGCCGCAATCAGAACATGCAG AAGGCAGCGATAGCTTCCTAGAGCTGGAGTGTCATTTGCAATCTTCTGGTCAAGTAGTTGCTAATCAACAGTTGGAGATAGCAGATTTACAGTCTCTGTGTCGTATGTTAAGTAGG GATTTGGAGAAAAGCTTGGCTGCCCAGAAGGCATTGTTACAACAGCAACAGGAGCTGGAAGCTGAGTCGGCAGAGATGCAAGATTTCCTCCAAGAAGAAAAAGCTACTTTGGCGGACGCTTTAAAAGAGGCGGAAACAGAG CTTGCGAAAAAGGAGGAACTGTTAACGAAACGCGAATTGGAATTAGAGAGGCAAACGGAGGAATGCAAACATTTAGTGCGAATCAGCGAACAACGAAG ACAAGAAAATTTATCTATGAGCATGAAATTAAATGCAGTCGAACGACGAAGCAGGGAACTCTTACTTACACAAGGCGCTGCCGTTTCCGGAGCTGCGGTTGCGCTTTCCGGTCTTGGAACTAGGCTAGAGGGATTAGTAGACCAGCTGATAACATCCTATAGTATCTCAGTGAAAGACCTTGAA gATGTGATATATCACAATGAAGCATACAGTAGAAGCAATAGTAGCATTGAATCGAGTCCTGTTAGCTCTAAACATAGCCTGAAAGAGTGTACACCTAGTCCAAAAAGCGGTTCCTTCGTTTCCGCGGTAATTGGAGCAATCCGGAACGCGGCGACGCATCCTTTTGCAACGAAAAACACCGATAAAAAATCTACCTTAGAATCAGCCAAACAAATGTATAAGG aattgaGCATGGAATCATCGTCCGACTTACTCGATTTCGAAACCGAGCCATGCCTGATGATGGAAAGCGTGTTAGAAGATGTTCCCCTGCCCGATACATACTCGCATAACATGGTATCGAGTAGCGACTCGCTTCGCAGAGCTTTGAGTTTTCCGGAAACTGTGGACGAGAGTAATCTGAAAAAGACGCGCACCAACGAGGAGTGTTCGAGTCTTACGAATCTCACGCAAGCTATTTTACATCGTCGTAAG GTCGAAAACGAGGAAGACGATGATTGTGACTCTATCAGTGAGTCAGACACTGGCACCAATGAAGGCCCATTGGCTTCGGATTATTGTCCTGCTGTTGGTCTTGTTGATCAAGTAATCGATGTAGATAACCTCGtcacgaaattattaaaagtattgcGAATAATACAGCTCGATAACGACACGTGTATTCAGGAGCTGAAAGAAGAGaa ATCCGAATTAGAAACGAAATTGGAAGTAACTGTAACGGAATTAGAGGAATTGCGTAAAATCGTGGACAGCCTGCATCAATCGGACGAAATTCTCAGCAACACTTCGGACAGAAGACGTAGCGTGATGGAGAACTGTCGTCTACTGATCAAAGAG GCGGGTAAGgaggaattaaaatttgacGAGCCCGCAGTTGCTAATAATAGTGGAGGAGCTACGAACTGCGAAGATCTCAACGCGAACGCAGCGGCTCAACCATCTTCCTAA
- the LOC122567541 gene encoding uncharacterized protein LOC122567541 isoform X6 translates to MTTTERIASYSLAPRFFSFFKNGNREMSVSPTNEQPSLEMEKTPLEDNSLKVSPVQNVARQDSGVPEDLASPLVEVDKPLHEDDMDSTINSDCNITVIHVTESSEATKPDSTLNNERKDYTGEGKDSKDGSDSGVEGCATEVPRVRSRNSIDYASSCGGLDEASCDSSLVSCCSVYEDPCATLPDDVRLTNGGEGTSEGGSESSSIAGSVSARANRTNTKRTIAVSNTSKKKTTTTETQKNARVKPTPLSTNYSATPARSKPRTATPRGILSKTQPTTRDRARSREKPAVRENSNDNTANNSRVTTTFRSGLNSMPPRTRTRPIPDSLPSVLTTEINKDLAQRGRGQSGSCRSRGGSSTRGARTPSSTPSEEIRKPLSTPRVPYTGRAEASKASRPDKMTTSMDNKALDTYATLPRRNRNKISIAKVSEKTDRTIRSRSGSRDASLSRQQIEKKTTTKDSSGHKSLPPYPRHKTVEKTRIYHETSVQTGLTGHDIENALSGVPNAVTGPEVVERLHEQCQTEGTWEDMHAMQTDLKRLNEETSQQKEENEKLKAEIVEVKRLLEEEQADHAFARQELDRNAQRVLAMLGTPQSEHAEGSDSFLELECHLQSSGQVVANQQLEIADLQSLCRMLSRDLEKSLAAQKALLQQQQELEAESAEMQDFLQEEKATLADALKEAETELAKKEELLTKRELELERQTEECKHLVRISEQRRQENLSMSMKLNAVERRSRELLLTQGAAVSGAAVALSGLGTRLEGLVDQLITSYSISVKDLEDVIYHNEAYSRSNSSIESSPVSSKHSLKECTPSPKSGSFVSAVIGAIRNAATHPFATKNTDKKSTLESAKQMYKELSMESSSDLLDFETEPCLMMESVLEDVPLPDTYSHNMVSSSDSLRRALSFPETVDESNLKKTRTNEECSSLTNLTQAILHRRKVENEEDDDCDSISESDTGTNEGPLASDYCPAVGLVDQVIDVDNLVTKLLKVLRIIQLDNDTCIQELKEEKSELETKLEVTVTELEELRKIVDSLHQSDEILSNTSDRRRSVMENCRLLIKEVIAGDVTDTYL, encoded by the exons AATGGCAACCGCGAAATGAGCGTGTCACCGACGAACGAGCAACCAAGCCTCGAGATGGAGAAGACGCCGCTCGAGGACAACAGTCTGAAAGTTTCGCCAGTGCAGAATGTGGCGAGGCAAGACTCCGGAGTTCCGGAGGACCTCGCCTCGCCATTGGTCGAAGTCGATAAGCCTTTGCACGAGGATGATATGGACTCGACGATAAACAGCGACTGCAACATCACCGTGATCCACGTCACCGAATCTTCCGAGGCAACTAAGCCAGATTCAACTCTGAACAACGAGAGGAAGGATTATACGGGTGAAGGGAAGGACAGCAAAGACGGAAGCGACAGTGGAGTGGAGGGATGCGCCACCGAGGTGCCAAGG GTACGAAGTCGGAACAGCATAGATTATGCGAGCAGCTGCGGCGGCCTCGACGAGGCGTCCTGCGATTCCAGTCTAGTCAGTTGTTGCTCCGTCTACGAGGACCCATGCGCAACTTTGCCCGACGACGTGAGGTTGACCAACGGTGGAGAAGGTACCAGCGAAGGTGGTAGCGAAAGTTCCTCCATAGCAGGCAGCGTTTCCGCCAGGGCAAATCGAACGAACACCAAGAGAACCATAGCCGTCTCCAACACtagtaaaaagaaaaccaCTACGACCGAGACTCAAAAGAACGCTAGGGTAAAGCCAACGCCATTAAGCACCAATTATTCGGCGACTCCAGCACGTTCCAAGCCACGTACCGCGACTCCAAGGGGCATCCTGAGCAAAACACAGCCAACGACGAGGGACAGGGCCCGGTCCCGGGAGAAACCTGCTGTCAGAGAGAATAGTAATGATAACACGGCAAATAACAGTCGAGTGACGACGACATTCCGTTCAGGATTGAATTCAATGCCGCCGCGAACGAGGACGAGGCCGATTCCCGATTCACTGCCATCCGTACTCACCACGGAAATTAACAAGGACCTGGCGCAGCGTGGCCGAGGTCAGAGCGGTAGCTGCAGATCTAGAGGTGGGTCCAGTACACGTGGCGCACGCACGCCGAGTTCGACGCCGTCCGAAGAGATTCGAAAACCTCTGTCCACCCCTAGGGTACCTTACACAGGTCGTGCCGAAGCTTCGAAAGCTTCTAGACCGGATAAGATGACCACAAGTATGGATAACAAGGCGCTGGATACGTACGCCACGTTACCTAGAAGGAACaggaataaaataagtatCGCTAAAGTCAGTGAAAAGACGGACAGGACTATCAGAAGTAGATCTGGAAGTAGAGACGCGAGCCTGAGTAGACAACAGATCGAAAAGAAGACCACAACCAAAGATTCTTCGGGGCACAAGAGTCTGCCGCCATATCCTAGGCATAAGACCGTGGAGAAGACGCGTATTTACCACGAGACCAGCGTGCAAACTGGTCTGACCGGTCACGATATTGAGAACGCTTTGTCCGGGGTGCCGAACGCTGTCACTGGCCCGGAAGTGGTGGAGAGACTGCACGAACAATGTCAAACGGAGGGCACGTGGGAGGACATGCACGCGATGCAGACCGACTTGAAAAGgttaaacgaagaaacgtcgCAGCAAAAAGAGGAGAACGAGAAGTTAAAGGCTGAGATCGTGGAAGTGAAGCGTCTTCTTGAAGAAGAGCAAGCGGATCACGCGTTTGCGCGACAAGAATTGGATAGAAACGCGCAACGGGTACTGGCGATGCTTGGCACGCCGCAATCAGAACATGCAG AAGGCAGCGATAGCTTCCTAGAGCTGGAGTGTCATTTGCAATCTTCTGGTCAAGTAGTTGCTAATCAACAGTTGGAGATAGCAGATTTACAGTCTCTGTGTCGTATGTTAAGTAGG GATTTGGAGAAAAGCTTGGCTGCCCAGAAGGCATTGTTACAACAGCAACAGGAGCTGGAAGCTGAGTCGGCAGAGATGCAAGATTTCCTCCAAGAAGAAAAAGCTACTTTGGCGGACGCTTTAAAAGAGGCGGAAACAGAG CTTGCGAAAAAGGAGGAACTGTTAACGAAACGCGAATTGGAATTAGAGAGGCAAACGGAGGAATGCAAACATTTAGTGCGAATCAGCGAACAACGAAG ACAAGAAAATTTATCTATGAGCATGAAATTAAATGCAGTCGAACGACGAAGCAGGGAACTCTTACTTACACAAGGCGCTGCCGTTTCCGGAGCTGCGGTTGCGCTTTCCGGTCTTGGAACTAGGCTAGAGGGATTAGTAGACCAGCTGATAACATCCTATAGTATCTCAGTGAAAGACCTTGAA gATGTGATATATCACAATGAAGCATACAGTAGAAGCAATAGTAGCATTGAATCGAGTCCTGTTAGCTCTAAACATAGCCTGAAAGAGTGTACACCTAGTCCAAAAAGCGGTTCCTTCGTTTCCGCGGTAATTGGAGCAATCCGGAACGCGGCGACGCATCCTTTTGCAACGAAAAACACCGATAAAAAATCTACCTTAGAATCAGCCAAACAAATGTATAAGG aattgaGCATGGAATCATCGTCCGACTTACTCGATTTCGAAACCGAGCCATGCCTGATGATGGAAAGCGTGTTAGAAGATGTTCCCCTGCCCGATACATACTCGCATAACATGGTATCGAGTAGCGACTCGCTTCGCAGAGCTTTGAGTTTTCCGGAAACTGTGGACGAGAGTAATCTGAAAAAGACGCGCACCAACGAGGAGTGTTCGAGTCTTACGAATCTCACGCAAGCTATTTTACATCGTCGTAAG GTCGAAAACGAGGAAGACGATGATTGTGACTCTATCAGTGAGTCAGACACTGGCACCAATGAAGGCCCATTGGCTTCGGATTATTGTCCTGCTGTTGGTCTTGTTGATCAAGTAATCGATGTAGATAACCTCGtcacgaaattattaaaagtattgcGAATAATACAGCTCGATAACGACACGTGTATTCAGGAGCTGAAAGAAGAGaa ATCCGAATTAGAAACGAAATTGGAAGTAACTGTAACGGAATTAGAGGAATTGCGTAAAATCGTGGACAGCCTGCATCAATCGGACGAAATTCTCAGCAACACTTCGGACAGAAGACGTAGCGTGATGGAGAACTGTCGTCTACTGATCAAAGAGGTAATAGCTGGTGACGTTACCGATACATATCTATAA
- the LOC122567541 gene encoding uncharacterized protein LOC122567541 isoform X4 — protein sequence MQYNNGNREMSVSPTNEQPSLEMEKTPLEDNSLKVSPVQNVARQDSGVPEDLASPLVEVDKPLHEDDMDSTINSDCNITVIHVTESSEATKPDSTLNNERKDYTGEGKDSKDGSDSGVEGCATEVPRVRSRNSIDYASSCGGLDEASCDSSLVSCCSVYEDPCATLPDDVRLTNGGEGTSEGGSESSSIAGSVSARANRTNTKRTIAVSNTSKKKTTTTETQKNARVKPTPLSTNYSATPARSKPRTATPRGILSKTQPTTRDRARSREKPAVRENSNDNTANNSRVTTTFRSGLNSMPPRTRTRPIPDSLPSVLTTEINKDLAQRGRGQSGSCRSRGGSSTRGARTPSSTPSEEIRKPLSTPRVPYTGRAEASKASRPDKMTTSMDNKALDTYATLPRRNRNKISIAKVSEKTDRTIRSRSGSRDASLSRQQIEKKTTTKDSSGHKSLPPYPRHKTVEKTRIYHETSVQTGLTGHDIENALSGVPNAVTGPEVVERLHEQCQTEGTWEDMHAMQTDLKRLNEETSQQKEENEKLKAEIVEVKRLLEEEQADHAFARQELDRNAQRVLAMLGTPQSEHAEGSDSFLELECHLQSSGQVVANQQLEIADLQSLCRMLSRDLEKSLAAQKALLQQQQELEAESAEMQDFLQEEKATLADALKEAETELAKKEELLTKRELELERQTEECKHLVRISEQRRQENLSMSMKLNAVERRSRELLLTQGAAVSGAAVALSGLGTRLEGLVDQLITSYSISVKDLEDVIYHNEAYSRSNSSIESSPVSSKHSLKECTPSPKSGSFVSAVIGAIRNAATHPFATKNTDKKSTLESAKQMYKELSMESSSDLLDFETEPCLMMESVLEDVPLPDTYSHNMVSSSDSLRRALSFPETVDESNLKKTRTNEECSSLTNLTQAILHRRKVENEEDDDCDSISESDTGTNEGPLASDYCPAVGLVDQVIDVDNLVTKLLKVLRIIQLDNDTCIQELKEEKSELETKLEVTVTELEELRKIVDSLHQSDEILSNTSDRRRSVMENCRLLIKEAGKEELKFDEPAVANNSGGATNCEDLNANAAAQPSS from the exons AATGGCAACCGCGAAATGAGCGTGTCACCGACGAACGAGCAACCAAGCCTCGAGATGGAGAAGACGCCGCTCGAGGACAACAGTCTGAAAGTTTCGCCAGTGCAGAATGTGGCGAGGCAAGACTCCGGAGTTCCGGAGGACCTCGCCTCGCCATTGGTCGAAGTCGATAAGCCTTTGCACGAGGATGATATGGACTCGACGATAAACAGCGACTGCAACATCACCGTGATCCACGTCACCGAATCTTCCGAGGCAACTAAGCCAGATTCAACTCTGAACAACGAGAGGAAGGATTATACGGGTGAAGGGAAGGACAGCAAAGACGGAAGCGACAGTGGAGTGGAGGGATGCGCCACCGAGGTGCCAAGG GTACGAAGTCGGAACAGCATAGATTATGCGAGCAGCTGCGGCGGCCTCGACGAGGCGTCCTGCGATTCCAGTCTAGTCAGTTGTTGCTCCGTCTACGAGGACCCATGCGCAACTTTGCCCGACGACGTGAGGTTGACCAACGGTGGAGAAGGTACCAGCGAAGGTGGTAGCGAAAGTTCCTCCATAGCAGGCAGCGTTTCCGCCAGGGCAAATCGAACGAACACCAAGAGAACCATAGCCGTCTCCAACACtagtaaaaagaaaaccaCTACGACCGAGACTCAAAAGAACGCTAGGGTAAAGCCAACGCCATTAAGCACCAATTATTCGGCGACTCCAGCACGTTCCAAGCCACGTACCGCGACTCCAAGGGGCATCCTGAGCAAAACACAGCCAACGACGAGGGACAGGGCCCGGTCCCGGGAGAAACCTGCTGTCAGAGAGAATAGTAATGATAACACGGCAAATAACAGTCGAGTGACGACGACATTCCGTTCAGGATTGAATTCAATGCCGCCGCGAACGAGGACGAGGCCGATTCCCGATTCACTGCCATCCGTACTCACCACGGAAATTAACAAGGACCTGGCGCAGCGTGGCCGAGGTCAGAGCGGTAGCTGCAGATCTAGAGGTGGGTCCAGTACACGTGGCGCACGCACGCCGAGTTCGACGCCGTCCGAAGAGATTCGAAAACCTCTGTCCACCCCTAGGGTACCTTACACAGGTCGTGCCGAAGCTTCGAAAGCTTCTAGACCGGATAAGATGACCACAAGTATGGATAACAAGGCGCTGGATACGTACGCCACGTTACCTAGAAGGAACaggaataaaataagtatCGCTAAAGTCAGTGAAAAGACGGACAGGACTATCAGAAGTAGATCTGGAAGTAGAGACGCGAGCCTGAGTAGACAACAGATCGAAAAGAAGACCACAACCAAAGATTCTTCGGGGCACAAGAGTCTGCCGCCATATCCTAGGCATAAGACCGTGGAGAAGACGCGTATTTACCACGAGACCAGCGTGCAAACTGGTCTGACCGGTCACGATATTGAGAACGCTTTGTCCGGGGTGCCGAACGCTGTCACTGGCCCGGAAGTGGTGGAGAGACTGCACGAACAATGTCAAACGGAGGGCACGTGGGAGGACATGCACGCGATGCAGACCGACTTGAAAAGgttaaacgaagaaacgtcgCAGCAAAAAGAGGAGAACGAGAAGTTAAAGGCTGAGATCGTGGAAGTGAAGCGTCTTCTTGAAGAAGAGCAAGCGGATCACGCGTTTGCGCGACAAGAATTGGATAGAAACGCGCAACGGGTACTGGCGATGCTTGGCACGCCGCAATCAGAACATGCAG AAGGCAGCGATAGCTTCCTAGAGCTGGAGTGTCATTTGCAATCTTCTGGTCAAGTAGTTGCTAATCAACAGTTGGAGATAGCAGATTTACAGTCTCTGTGTCGTATGTTAAGTAGG GATTTGGAGAAAAGCTTGGCTGCCCAGAAGGCATTGTTACAACAGCAACAGGAGCTGGAAGCTGAGTCGGCAGAGATGCAAGATTTCCTCCAAGAAGAAAAAGCTACTTTGGCGGACGCTTTAAAAGAGGCGGAAACAGAG CTTGCGAAAAAGGAGGAACTGTTAACGAAACGCGAATTGGAATTAGAGAGGCAAACGGAGGAATGCAAACATTTAGTGCGAATCAGCGAACAACGAAG ACAAGAAAATTTATCTATGAGCATGAAATTAAATGCAGTCGAACGACGAAGCAGGGAACTCTTACTTACACAAGGCGCTGCCGTTTCCGGAGCTGCGGTTGCGCTTTCCGGTCTTGGAACTAGGCTAGAGGGATTAGTAGACCAGCTGATAACATCCTATAGTATCTCAGTGAAAGACCTTGAA gATGTGATATATCACAATGAAGCATACAGTAGAAGCAATAGTAGCATTGAATCGAGTCCTGTTAGCTCTAAACATAGCCTGAAAGAGTGTACACCTAGTCCAAAAAGCGGTTCCTTCGTTTCCGCGGTAATTGGAGCAATCCGGAACGCGGCGACGCATCCTTTTGCAACGAAAAACACCGATAAAAAATCTACCTTAGAATCAGCCAAACAAATGTATAAGG aattgaGCATGGAATCATCGTCCGACTTACTCGATTTCGAAACCGAGCCATGCCTGATGATGGAAAGCGTGTTAGAAGATGTTCCCCTGCCCGATACATACTCGCATAACATGGTATCGAGTAGCGACTCGCTTCGCAGAGCTTTGAGTTTTCCGGAAACTGTGGACGAGAGTAATCTGAAAAAGACGCGCACCAACGAGGAGTGTTCGAGTCTTACGAATCTCACGCAAGCTATTTTACATCGTCGTAAG GTCGAAAACGAGGAAGACGATGATTGTGACTCTATCAGTGAGTCAGACACTGGCACCAATGAAGGCCCATTGGCTTCGGATTATTGTCCTGCTGTTGGTCTTGTTGATCAAGTAATCGATGTAGATAACCTCGtcacgaaattattaaaagtattgcGAATAATACAGCTCGATAACGACACGTGTATTCAGGAGCTGAAAGAAGAGaa ATCCGAATTAGAAACGAAATTGGAAGTAACTGTAACGGAATTAGAGGAATTGCGTAAAATCGTGGACAGCCTGCATCAATCGGACGAAATTCTCAGCAACACTTCGGACAGAAGACGTAGCGTGATGGAGAACTGTCGTCTACTGATCAAAGAG GCGGGTAAGgaggaattaaaatttgacGAGCCCGCAGTTGCTAATAATAGTGGAGGAGCTACGAACTGCGAAGATCTCAACGCGAACGCAGCGGCTCAACCATCTTCCTAA